A window of the Hordeum vulgare subsp. vulgare chromosome 5H, MorexV3_pseudomolecules_assembly, whole genome shotgun sequence genome harbors these coding sequences:
- the LOC123397734 gene encoding putrescine hydroxycinnamoyltransferase 3-like, whose translation MEIKVLSSKLVKPAYSAGDAPMPATEYIPLSIFDRVTFEMQMAIIYAYAPPAPSTASIEKGLATVLAQYRGFAGQLGESPDGTPSVILNDRGARLFEASVDADLVDMAPSKPTPELLKLHPDLEAEHREVVLLQLTRFRCGSLAVGFTSNHVVADGHATSNFLVAWGRATRGLPMGLPPVHHHKELFKPRSSPRVEHDHRNREYYLPSPTDVVGHHGDAADNIVIHKAQFTKDFIAGLRAKASEGRGRPFSRFETILAHLWRTMTRARDLSPEETSKIRLSVDGRHRLGQPAEYFGNMVLWAFPRATVGDLLNRPLKHAAQVIHDEVARVDAAYFQSFVDFASSGAAEKEGLARSAVCKDAHCPDVEVDSWLTFPFYELDFGTGSPSYFMPAFFPTEGMLFLAPSNLGDGSVDAFVPLFQENLQAFKECCYSME comes from the coding sequence ATGGAGATCAAGGTGTTGAGCTCCAAGCTCGTCAAGCCTGCCTACAGTGCCGGCGATGCGCCGATGCCGGCCACCGAGTACATTCCTCTGTCCATCTTCGACAGGGTGACGTTCGAGATGCAGATGGCCATCATCTACGCCTACGCGCCGCCCGCGCCCTCCACCGCCTCTATCGAGAAGGGCCTTGCCACGGTCCTCGCTCAGTACCGCGGCTTCGCCGGGCAGCTCGGCGAGTCCCCCGACGGCACGCCGTCCGTCATCCTCAACGACCGTGGCGCGCGCCTATTTGAGGCGTCCGTGGACGCCGACCTCGTCGACATGGCGCCCTCGAAGCCCACGCCGGAGCTGCTCAAGCTGCATCCTGACTTGGAGGCGGAGCACCGGGAGGTGGTGTTGCTGCAGTTGACACGGTTCCGGTGCGGCTCGCTCGCCGTCGGGTTCACGTCCAACCACGTCGTCGCCGACGGCCATGCCACCAGCAACTTCCtcgtggcctgggggcgcgccacaAGAGGGCTCCCCATGGGCCTCCCGCCAGTGCACCACCACAAGGAGCTCTTCAAGCCGCGCTCCTCGCCTCGCGTGGAGCACGACCACCGCAACCGGGAATACTACCTGCCGTCGCCCACAGACGTCGTCGGTCACCACGGCGACGCCGCCGACAACATCGTCATCCACAAGGCGCAATTCACCAAGGACTTCATCGCTGGTCTGCGCGCCAAGGCGTCCGAGGGGCGCGGCCGGCCGTTCAGCCGGTTCGAAACCATCCTCGCCCACCTCTGGCGCACCATGACGCGCGCGCGCGACCTGAGCCCCGAAGAGACCTCCAAGATCCGGTTGTCCGTGGACGGTCGGCACCGGCTCGGCCAGCCGGCTGAATACTTCGGCAACATGGTCCTGTGGGCGTTCCCGCGCGCCACGGTCGGCGACCTCCTGAATCGGCCGCTGAAGCACGCCGCCCAGGTGATCCACGACGAGGTGGCGAGGGTGGACGCCGCCTACTTCCAATCTTTCGTCGACTTcgcgagctccggcgccgccgagAAGGAGGGGCTCGCGCGGAGCGCCGTGTGCAAGGACGCGCATTGCCCGGACGTGGAGGTGGACAGCTGGCTGACGTTCCCGTTCTACGAGCTGGACTTCGGCACGGGGAGCCCGAGCTACTTCATGCCGGCCTTCTTCCCCACGGAGGGGATGCTCTTCCTCGCGCCGTCCAACCTCGGCGACGGCAGCGTCGATGCCTTCGTGCCCCTATTCCAAGAGAACCTTCAGGCGTTCAAAGAATGTTGCTACTCCATGGAGTAG